In Tenebrio molitor chromosome 6, icTenMoli1.1, whole genome shotgun sequence, one genomic interval encodes:
- the LOC138133177 gene encoding cytochrome P450 6a2-like, with product MFLVSGSLTYDLVAVVVTALAGLVIYYKWSFTYWKRRGLEYLEPSIPFGNSAKLFTAKCNFAEQFAQFYNEFKRKGLKHGGVFMFARPFYIPVDPAIIKNIMQKDFSHFVDRGFYVNEEVDPLSGHLFSLEGDKWKNLRAKLTATFTSGKMKMMFETMANCAKDLDDLTNQAAISREDLDIKEILARFTTDIISSCAFGLDSNSLKNPDTQFRYYGTRIFQNSAWENFKNLLQFMFPPKILDAVKFKTIKPDVSDFMFNLVKKTVAYREKNNVYRKDFLHLLLQLKNKGKITDEESVVANGDKGKEIALTINELAAQVFVFFAAGYETSSTTMTFTLFELSQNHNLQDKLRQEINSVLAKHNNQITYDAIMEMTYMDQVINETLRKYPPLAFLNRKCTTPYDVPGTNLHIEKGTMVVIPILGLHHDDEYYPEPSKYDPDRFSAENKNSRPSFTWMPFGEGPRICIGLRFGMLQSKIGLTALLSKYRVTLSNKTKTPLAMDTKSFITTCDTGIWLNVAKLD from the exons atgtttctagttAGTGGAAGTTTAACTTACGACCTGGTCGCCGTCGTCGTGACCGCCCTGGCCGGGCTGGTGATTTACTACAAATGGTCCTTCACTTATTGGAAGAGACGCGGCCTGGAATACTTGGAACCATCGATACCTTTCGGTAACAGCGCCAAACTCTTTACGGCCAAGTGTAATTTCGCCGAACAATTCGCCCAATTCTACAACGAGTTTAAACGAAAGGGCCTAAAACACGGCGGAGTTTTTATGTTCGCTCGTCCATTTTACATTCCCGTCGATCCGGCCATAATCAAGAACATAATGCAGAAGGACTTTTCGCATTTCGTCGATCGTGGATTTTACGTGAACGAGGAGGTCGATCCCCTCAGCGGTCATCTCTTCTCGCTGGAAGGCGACAAATGGAAAAATCTCCGGGCCAAACTGACCGCCACTTTCACTTCAGGTAAGATGAAGATGATGTTCGAGACCATGGCGAATTGTGCCAAAGATCTCGACGACCTGACGAATCAAGCGGCAATCAGTAGAGAAGATTTGGACATCAAGGAGATCCTGGCCCGTTTCACCACGGACATCATCAGTTCTTGCGCCTTCGGTCTGGACAGTAACAGTTTGAAGAACCCCGACACTCAGTTCCGCTACTACGGAACCcgcatttttcaaaactcgGCGTGGGAAAATTTCAAGAATCTCCTCCAATTCATGTTTCCTCCGAAAATTTTGGATgcagttaaatttaaaaccatcAAACCTGACGTGTCAGATTTCATGTTCAATCTGGTGAAAAAGACAGTGGCTTACAGAGAGAAGAACAACGTTTACAGGAAAGACTTTCTTCACTTGTTGCTCCAATTGAAAAATAAGGGAAAGATAACCGACGAGGAGAGTGTGGTCGCTAACGGCGACAAAGGCAAAGAAATCGCGCTAACGATCAACGAACTGGCAGCCCaagtttttgtgtttttcgcAGCCGGTTACGAAACTTCTTCGACCACGATGACCTTCACATTGTTCGAATTATCGCAGAATCATAATTTACAAGATAAACTACGTCAAGAAATAAATTCGGTGTTGGCAAaacacaacaatcaaattaCATACGACGCAATCATGGAGATGACGTATATGGATCAAGTTATCAACG AAACTTTGCGAAAATATCCGCCGCTTGCGTTCCTGAACAGAAAATGTACCACACCTTACGACGTACCTGGCACAAACCTTCACATAGAAAAAGGAACCATGGTGGTGATTCCCATATTAGGTCTCCACCACGACGACGAATATTATCCAGAACCCTCAAAATACGATCCTGATCGTTTCTCCGCAGAAAACAAGAACAGCAGACCGTCGTTCACGTGGATGCCTTTCGGAGAAGGTCCAAGGATCTGCATCG gttTGCGTTTCGGAATGTTACAAAGCAAAATAGGCTTGACCGCTCTCCTCAGCAAATACAGAGTAACTTTAAGTAACAAAACCAAAACACCTCTAGCTATGGACACGAAATCCTTCATCACAACTTGCGACACAGGAATATGGTTAAATGTGGCAAAACTGGATTAA
- the LOC138133180 gene encoding probable cytochrome P450 6a20 — MGFITNNTCYDLVALIITLLVGAIAFMKWKFTYWDKLGLSTLPPTLPFGNIKDLLFGYNSWGEQFQQFYNTLKAKGCRHGGIYVGASPAYVPVDLEIIKHIMQVDFQHFLSHGGYKDEENDPLSGHLFNLDDVKWRNLRVKLTPTFTSGKMKMMFQTLADCSVGLKDLIDESSTGVDIKDVLSRFGTDVISSVAFGLECNSVKNPDVLFSYFGRRALEIDIWDNIKIFMQVMLPHRLLKAMKHKFTKTDVEKFFMKVIRETVEYREKNNIYRKDFMHLLLQLKNRGTVTDDTSITDESGKPKEIALNMNELAAQAFVFFMAGYETSSSTLSFALYELATNPDIQEKLRDEINSVLANHEGQMTYDAMVEMTYMEKVIHEALRKYPPLPILTRLCTRDYIVPDTTIQIKKGVGVIIPVLGIHRDPEYYPNPEVFDPERFNEENKKLRPAFTWLPFGDGPRICIGMRFGMLQSKVALTVLLKNYNVKLNEKTTTPIKFAKRSFLSKADGGVWLDFEKV; from the exons ATGGGTTTCATCACCAACAACACTTGTTACGACCTCGTAGCACTAATAATAACACTCCTGGTGGGAGCAATAGCTTTTATGAAATGGAAGTTTACATACTGGGACAAACTAGGTCTGTCAACTTTGCCACCGACATTACCTTTTGGCAACATAAAAGATTTACTTTTTGGATACAATTCTTGGGGCGAACAATTCCAACAATTCTACAATACATTGAAAGCCAAAGGTTGTCGACATGGTGGTATTTACGTGGGGGCATCACCAGCATACGTTCCGGTTGACCTTGAAATCATCAAACATATTATGCAAGTAGATTTTCAACATTTCCTCAGCCATGGCGGCTACAAAGATGAGGAAAACGACCCCCTAAGCGGCCACTTGTTCAATCTCGACGACGTAAAGTGGAGAAACCTTCGAGTAAAACTGACTCCCACATTCACCTctggaaaaatgaaaatgatgtTTCAAACTTTGGCCGATTGTAGCGTCGGTCTCAAGGATTTGATAGATGAGTCTAGCACAGGTGTGGACATCAAAGACGTTCTGAGTCGTTTCGGCACCGACGTCATCAGTTCGGTAGCTTTCGGTTTGGAATGCAACAGCGTGAAAAACCCCGATGTGCTGTTCAGTTACTTTGGAAGAAGAGCACTCGAAATCGACATTTGGGACAACATCAAGATTTTCATGCAAGTCATGCTACCCCATCGTCTGTTGAAAGCGATGAAACACAAATTTACGAAAACTGACGTGGAGAAGTTCTTCATGAAGGTGATACGCGAAACCGTCGAATATAGGGAGAAAAACAACATTTACAGAAAGGATTTCATGCATTTGTTGTTGCAACTGAAAAATCGTGGCACGGTAACTGACGACACCTCGATAACCGACGAATCTGGCAAACCTAAAGAAATCGCTCTGAATATGAACGAGCTGGCGGCACAAGCTTTCGTATTCTTCATGGCGGGATACGAAACGTCTTCGTCAACTCTAAGTTTCGCACTCTACGAGTTAGCAACTAATCCTGACATACAAGAAAAATTGAGAGACGAAATCAACTCGGTTTTGGCCAATCACGAAGGCCAAATGACCTACGACGCCATGGTGGAGATGACGTACATGGAGAAAGTTATACACG AGGCGCTCAGAAAATATCCACCGCTACCGATTTTGACCAGGCTATGTACCAGAGACTACATCGTACCTGATAcgacaattcaaatcaaaaaaGGTGTCGGTGTTATTATTCCTGTTTTGGGTATACACAGAGACCCAGAATATTATCCGAATCCTGAGGTTTTCGATCCCGAACGATTCAACGAGGAAAATAAGAAGTTAAGACCCGCGTTTACTTGGCTTCCTTTTGGCGATGGTCCAAGAATATGCATTG GAATGCGTTTTGGAATGCTACAAAGTAAAGTGGCCTTGACTGTGCTCttgaaaaattacaacgtCAAGCTGAACGAAAAAACTACCACCccaataaaatttgcaaaacgtTCTTTTCTTTCAAAAGCGGATGGAGGTGTATGGcttgattttgaaaaagtgtaa
- the LOC138133179 gene encoding probable cytochrome P450 6a14, with protein sequence MSVITNAFAYDLIAIFSTLFIGLIVYYKWKFTYWVKVGLPLLRPSFPFGDTSDMLLGRVTIGEQFQTFYRKFKMNGFKHGGVYLCLQQFYIPVDLEIIKHIMQNDFPHFTNHGNYVDEENDPLSGHLFNLEDEKWRQMRIKLTPTFTSGKMKMMFQTLADCAVGLKDVMDESAKRHSAVDIKDILARFTTDVIGSVVFGLECNTLKEPDAVFRKYGRKFFEYTFSMRIKILKQLVLPRRVLRATKFKMTHSDVEKFFLKVVSDTVEYREKNNIFRKDFMHLLIQLKNRGSVTDDDKVTDDNGKIKEKALTLNELSAQAFVFFIGGFETSSTTMTFALYEIATNPDLQEKLRNEINSVLANHDGKLTYAAMMEMSYMENVLYETLRKYPPLPFLTRECTKDYIVPNTTIKIKKGDSVAISVQALHNDPEYYPDPEKFDPERFSEENKKKRPDFTWIPFGAGPRHCIGLRFGMLQSKVGLTELLKNYRIKLSNKVQLPLQMDKQSFISSAEGGVWLDVEKLE encoded by the exons ATGAGTGTAATTACCAACGCATTTGCATATGATTTAATTGCGATTTTCTCGACGCTTTTTATCGGCCTCATTGTGTATTATAAATGGAAATTCACGTATTGGGTTAAAGTGGGTTTACCCTTGTTGCGACCATCATTTCCATTCGGCGACACGAGCGACATGTTACTTGGGCGCGTTACCATCGGCGAACAGTTTCAAACTTTttacagaaaatttaaaatgaacgGATTCAAACACGGTGGCGTTTATTTGTGTTTGCAACAATTCTACATTCCCGTCGACCTGGAAATCATAAAACACATAATGCAGAATGACTTTCCACACTTTACGAACCACGGCAATTACGTGGACGAAGAAAACGATCCTCTAAGTGGTCACTTGTTTAATTTAGAAGATGAAAAATGGAGACAAATGAGGATAAAACTTACGCCGACTTTTACTTCGGGAAAAATGAAGATGATGTTTCAAACTTTGGCCGATTGTGCTGTCGGTCTGAAGGACGTGATGGACGAATCCGCCAAAAGACATTCCGCTGTTGACATCAAAGACATTCTGGCTCGTTTCACTACCGACGTTATCGGATCGGTCGTTTTCGGTTTGGAGTGCAACACTTTGAAGGAACCCGATGCTGTTTTCCGAAAATACGGCAGAAAATTTTTTGAGTACACCTTTTCAATGAGGATAAagattttgaaacaacttgTGCTACCTCGGAGAGTGTTACGAGCAACCAAGTTTAAAATGACCCATTCCGATGTTGAGAAATTCTTTTTGAAAGTGGTCAGCGATACGGTCGAATACAGAGAAAAAAACAACATCTTCAGGAAAGACTTTATGCATTTACTTATCCAACTGAAGAACCGAGGTAGCGTCACCGACGACGATAAAGTAACAGATGATAACGGCAAGATTAAAGAAAAAGCGCTCACGCTGAACGAGCTTTCCGCACAagcttttgtatttttcattgGTGGATTCGAAACTTCATCTACCACAATGACCTTTGCTCTTTACGAAATAGCGACTAATCCGGATTTGCAGGAGAAATTAAGGAATGAAATCAATTCAGTATTGGCCAATCACGACGGTAAATTGACGTACGCTGCGATGATGGAAATGTCCTACATGGAAAATGTTTTGTATG AAACACTCAGAAAATATCCACCGCTACCTTTCCTGACGCGGGAATGTACAAAAGACTACATTGTACCCAACACAacaatcaaaatcaaaaaaggtGATAGTGTTGCCATTTCGGTACAGGCTTTACACAACGACCCTGAGTACTATCCAGATCCGGAAAAATTCGACCCGGAACGTTTTTccgaagaaaacaaaaaaaagagaCCAGATTTCACATGGATTCCGTTCGGTGCAGGTCCAAGACATTGCATTG GATTGCGATTCGGGATGCTTCAGAGTAAAGTTGGTCTTACtgaactattaaaaaattatagaatCAAATTAAGTAATAAGGTTCAACTACCTTTGCAAATGGACAAACAGTCTTTCATTTCTTCCGCGGAAGGTGGTGTATGGCTTGACGTTGAGAAGTtggaatga